One region of Bubalus kerabau isolate K-KA32 ecotype Philippines breed swamp buffalo chromosome 6, PCC_UOA_SB_1v2, whole genome shotgun sequence genomic DNA includes:
- the LURAP1 gene encoding leucine rich adaptor protein 1, protein MEGTAESQTPDLRDLEGKVGRKTPEGLLRGLRGEWEPGTSGAVLLSGAPSTGHSLGDKIMALRMELAYLRAIDVKILQQLVTLNEGIEAVRWLLEEKGTLTSHCSSLTSSQYSLTGGSPGRSRRGSWDSLPDTSSTDRLDSVSIGSFLDTVAPSELDEHGPPGAPRPEMDWAKVIPGGERTRTEVDLTATRLGSLRAVWKPPGEGLQGASPEPPEDESAKLGFETHWYWGQCQDDVTFL, encoded by the exons ATGGAGGGGACTGCGGAGTCCCAGACGCCTGACCTGCGAGACTTGGAGGGCAAGGTGGGCAGGAAGACCCCTGAAGGGCTGCTCCGCGGGCTGCGAGGCGAGTGGGAGCCGGGAACCTCTGGCGCTGTGCTGCTCTCGGGGGCGCCTAGCACGGGCCACAGCCTGGGGGACAAGATCATGGCGCTGAGGATGGAGCTG GCTTACCTGAGAGCCATCGACGTGAAGATCCTGCAGCAACTGGTGACCTTGAATGAGGGCATTGAGGCGGTGCGCTGGctgttggaggagaaggggacattgACCAGCCACTGCAGCAGCCTCACCAGCAGCCAATATAGCCTGACAGGTGGGAGCCCAGGCCGCTCAAGGCGAGGCAGCTGGGACAGCCTGCCAGACACAAGCTCCACTGACCGGCTGGACAGTGTCTCCATCGGCAGCTTCCTGGACACAGTGGCGCCCAGCGAGCTGGATGAACACGGCCCCCCTGGGGCTCCCCGTCCCGAGATGGACTGGGCAAAGGTTATACCTGGTGGGGAGAGGACCAGGACTGAGGTGGACCTGACAGCCACCAGGCTAGGGAGCTTGAGGGCCGTGTGGAAACCCCCAGGGGAGGGGCTGCAAGGTGCATCTCCTGAGCCGCCAGAGGATGAGAGTGCCAAGCTGGGCTTTGAGACCCACTGGTACTGGGGCCAGTGCCAGGATGATGTGACCTTTCTGTAA